A stretch of DNA from Mycolicibacterium celeriflavum:
CGACGACGCTGGCCTCTAATGTTGTACAGCGGCGTTCATGTGTTCAGTCCGGAATGAAGCAAGCGGAGGCACCTCGACATTCGCGAAGCGCGGCCGGGAGGCGCCAGAAGCTAACTCTGAGGTTTGGCTTTGGTCGTGGCCGACTCGACTGCGTTCTGCAGCAGCACATAGCTGCCGAGGCTGCCCAGGAAACCTGCGCAGTGCTGAACGAGTTCATCGGTGGTGAACTCGAGTTCTCCGTCGAGCCAGCGGCGCAAGACTTCGAATAACCCACCCACACCCAATGTCGAGGCCAAATGGGCAACGCCCACTGCGGAGTCGGCGATGTCAAGGTGAAGTCTGGCCTCACGCAATACGAGGTCGGTGAAACCGGTCATCATGTCGCTGCGTAACTCCCGAAGCAGCGGCTCCGTTGCAGATTCCACGAACAAGATCCGACCCAGTCGAGGATCATTGTTGATCATGCTGACCAGCCCGCGGATCGGCGCGTACGCGAGCACCTCGGGTGGGGCGCCGGCATCGGGGATCGCGTCAACTATCACCTCCTGGAAGGTTGCGTAGAGCTGCTGGTAGACAGCTCGCAAGAGGGCGTCTCTGTCAGGGAAATGCTGATAGAAGTAGCGTGACGTCACGCC
This window harbors:
- a CDS encoding TetR/AcrR family transcriptional regulator — encoded protein: MSAEERHRNRRTRLIEAAMELIGTHGVAAATVTAVCAESGVTSRYFYQHFPDRDALLRAVYQQLYATFQEVIVDAIPDAGAPPEVLAYAPIRGLVSMINNDPRLGRILFVESATEPLLRELRSDMMTGFTDLVLREARLHLDIADSAVGVAHLASTLGVGGLFEVLRRWLDGELEFTTDELVQHCAGFLGSLGSYVLLQNAVESATTKAKPQS